One window of Nostoc sp. C052 genomic DNA carries:
- a CDS encoding Gfo/Idh/MocA family protein, with protein sequence MQDSMSVAETNPYTQRNQPRPIRIGVIGVGNMGQHHARVLSSMKDVELVGVADINVERGLETASKYKVRFFEDYCDLLPLVEAVCVAVPTRLHYAVGINCLLAGIHVLIEKPIAASISEAESLVNAAAESQCILQVGHIERFNPAFKELSQVLKTEELLALEAHRMSPYSDRANDVSVVLDLMIHDIDLLLELAASPVTKLTASGTRSLDSGYLDYVTATLGFANGIVATLTASKVTHRKIRRIVAHCKNSFTEADFLKNEILIHRQTTANSLTDHRQVLYRQDGVIEKVYTSNIQPLSAELEHFVNCVHGGNQPSVGGEQALKALRLASLIEQMALEDRVWNPLDWQSEPRVQSLTPTA encoded by the coding sequence GTGCAAGATAGCATGTCAGTGGCAGAAACGAATCCATACACACAGCGAAACCAGCCACGACCAATCCGCATAGGCGTGATTGGAGTGGGTAACATGGGACAACACCACGCTCGCGTGCTGAGTTCAATGAAAGATGTTGAACTAGTCGGAGTGGCAGATATTAACGTCGAGCGAGGATTAGAAACTGCCAGCAAGTATAAGGTGCGTTTTTTTGAAGATTACTGTGACCTGCTACCCCTTGTGGAAGCAGTTTGTGTAGCTGTTCCCACCCGTCTGCACTATGCTGTGGGCATCAACTGTCTGTTAGCGGGAATTCATGTTTTGATTGAAAAACCGATCGCAGCCAGTATTTCAGAGGCAGAGTCTTTAGTCAATGCTGCGGCTGAGTCTCAGTGTATCCTGCAAGTGGGTCATATTGAGCGTTTCAACCCAGCTTTTAAAGAATTGAGCCAAGTACTGAAAACAGAGGAATTGCTGGCGCTAGAAGCCCACAGAATGAGTCCTTACTCAGATCGGGCAAATGATGTTTCGGTTGTGCTGGATTTAATGATCCATGACATCGACCTACTTCTGGAATTAGCTGCTTCCCCAGTCACAAAATTGACTGCTAGCGGTACTCGCTCCCTAGACTCTGGTTATTTAGATTACGTAACCGCCACCTTGGGGTTTGCCAATGGTATTGTTGCTACTCTGACTGCCAGTAAAGTCACCCACCGAAAAATTCGCCGGATTGTCGCCCATTGCAAAAATTCATTTACCGAGGCAGATTTCCTCAAGAATGAAATTTTGATTCATCGACAAACCACTGCCAATTCTCTCACCGACCACCGACAAGTACTTTACAGGCAAGATGGTGTAATTGAAAAAGTCTACACCAGCAATATTCAACCTTTGAGTGCAGAATTAGAGCATTTTGTCAACTGCGTACATGGTGGCAATCAGCCTTCAGTAGGCGGTGAACAAGCTCTCAAAGCACTGAGACTGGCAAGTTTGATTGAGCAGATGGCGCTGGAAGATCGAGTTTGGAATCCCTTAGACTGGCAATCGGAACCAAGAGTACAATCATTGACCCCGACAGCCTAA
- a CDS encoding ParM/StbA family protein, which translates to MTDQPSAATPINAAAIPMNRVSASTPINAVNNPTQSTGTVSGKTILSVDLGRTSTKTCVSREPGNVVFVPANVKQMSIEQVRGGVFEARATDPLMDLWLEYQGNGYAVGQLAADFGANLGVGQSKVEAALVKVLASAGYFKLKNDISVVLGLPFLSLEQFEKEKAQLISQVGGPHVLNFRGESVSLNVNKVWVMPEGYGSLLWSEAQPKKNPGSPDFTKISVAIVDIGHQTVDLLMVDNFRFARGASKSEDFGMNKFYELVSAEIEGADSQSLALISAVNKPRGERYYRPKGASKPTNLDDFLPNLTEMFSREICSRVLAWLPERVTDVILTGGGGEFFWDDVQRLLKEAKINAHLAAPSRQANALGQYIYGEAQLSSNRAARA; encoded by the coding sequence ATGACAGACCAACCTTCCGCCGCTACCCCTATTAATGCCGCTGCTATACCGATGAATAGAGTGTCGGCATCCACTCCCATAAATGCTGTTAATAATCCTACCCAAAGCACAGGAACGGTTTCAGGAAAAACAATTCTCAGTGTTGATTTAGGCAGAACTTCCACAAAAACTTGTGTGAGTCGCGAACCTGGTAACGTAGTGTTCGTACCTGCCAACGTCAAGCAGATGTCAATAGAGCAAGTACGCGGTGGTGTTTTTGAAGCCCGCGCTACTGACCCCTTAATGGATTTGTGGCTGGAATATCAAGGCAATGGATATGCCGTTGGTCAACTAGCAGCAGATTTTGGGGCGAATTTAGGAGTCGGACAATCTAAGGTAGAGGCTGCACTGGTAAAAGTGTTAGCAAGTGCTGGCTACTTTAAACTCAAAAATGATATCTCAGTCGTACTGGGTCTGCCTTTTCTTTCTCTAGAGCAATTTGAAAAGGAAAAAGCACAGTTGATTAGCCAAGTAGGTGGTCCTCATGTGTTGAACTTCCGAGGCGAATCTGTGTCGCTGAACGTCAATAAAGTTTGGGTTATGCCAGAAGGCTACGGCAGCTTGCTGTGGTCTGAAGCTCAACCAAAGAAAAATCCTGGCAGTCCCGATTTTACAAAAATATCGGTAGCGATCGTCGATATTGGACATCAAACCGTCGATCTTTTGATGGTAGATAACTTCCGTTTTGCTAGAGGTGCTTCTAAGAGCGAAGACTTCGGGATGAATAAGTTTTATGAATTGGTGTCTGCCGAAATCGAGGGAGCAGATAGTCAATCTCTAGCGCTGATTTCCGCCGTGAACAAACCCAGAGGTGAACGCTATTACCGTCCTAAAGGCGCTAGCAAGCCCACCAACCTAGATGATTTTCTTCCTAACCTTACGGAGATGTTTTCTCGCGAAATCTGTAGCCGTGTGCTAGCCTGGTTGCCAGAACGCGTCACCGATGTGATTCTTACTGGCGGTGGTGGTGAGTTCTTCTGGGACGACGTTCAACGTCTACTCAAAGAAGCAAAGATTAATGCTCATTTAGCAGCACCTTCCCGTCAGGCGAATGCTTTGGGGCAGTATATTTATGGAGAGGCACAATTATCCTCCAATCGCGCTGCTAGGGCATAA
- a CDS encoding plasmid segregation centromere-binding protein ParR: MFQWSKKVVKSVTFNPELADESLLAQVESYLEKQPDKTFSDLCKEALWQSLCVPEPVQPAPQTAVTTPIDQQIGELQRQVAGLEERFFAKGSNRLEAMEHHLLQLSQQVAQLALIVNDRSFIPSPSQLEVVNNTSYTVATPPQEVDPVISRLSQFLDDF, translated from the coding sequence ATGTTCCAATGGTCAAAAAAGGTAGTTAAATCCGTCACGTTCAACCCAGAGCTTGCTGATGAAAGCTTGTTAGCGCAAGTAGAAAGTTATTTGGAAAAACAACCAGACAAGACTTTCAGCGACCTCTGTAAAGAAGCCTTATGGCAATCTTTATGTGTACCGGAACCTGTACAACCTGCTCCACAAACGGCAGTAACAACACCGATTGATCAACAAATCGGTGAATTGCAACGTCAAGTGGCTGGACTTGAGGAACGTTTTTTTGCCAAGGGATCTAATCGTTTGGAGGCGATGGAACATCATCTACTGCAACTTTCTCAACAAGTTGCACAACTGGCGCTCATAGTCAATGATCGATCGTTCATTCCGTCTCCAAGTCAATTAGAAGTAGTAAATAATACTTCTTATACTGTTGCTACCCCTCCTCAAGAGGTTGACCCCGTAATCAGTCGCCTTAGTCAGTTTCTCGATGATTTTTAA
- the pyrE gene encoding orotate phosphoribosyltransferase, whose amino-acid sequence MTYPTETLTHSDIWATTPDLTILRHKLLDLFCQLAYQEGDFLLSSGLRSSYYVNKTQVTLHPQGALAVGRLLFPLLPVDTQAVGGLTMGADPIVTAVSIVSVYENRPIPALIIRKEAKGYGTRAYIEGPSLPEGAKVVVLEDVVTTGQSALKAVERLKDAGYTVNQVISLVDREQGGGELYQSAGLKFETLFSIQEVQERYRQLANS is encoded by the coding sequence ATGACGTATCCTACTGAAACTCTTACCCACTCAGATATTTGGGCAACCACTCCTGATTTGACTATTTTGCGCCACAAGCTACTAGATTTATTTTGTCAACTTGCTTATCAAGAGGGTGATTTTCTCCTCTCTTCTGGGCTGCGTAGTTCTTATTACGTCAACAAAACACAGGTAACACTCCATCCTCAAGGCGCTTTGGCAGTTGGACGCTTGCTGTTTCCTTTATTACCTGTAGATACACAGGCTGTAGGTGGTTTAACAATGGGGGCTGATCCAATTGTGACAGCAGTGAGTATAGTTTCGGTTTATGAAAACCGACCGATACCAGCACTGATTATTCGCAAGGAAGCCAAGGGTTACGGGACGAGAGCTTATATAGAAGGCCCTAGTTTACCAGAAGGTGCAAAAGTAGTAGTTTTGGAAGATGTGGTGACAACTGGGCAATCTGCTCTGAAAGCGGTTGAGCGTCTTAAGGATGCAGGTTATACCGTAAATCAAGTAATTTCACTAGTAGACAGAGAGCAAGGGGGAGGCGAGTTGTATCAGTCAGCTGGGTTGAAGTTTGAAACTTTATTTTCGATTCAGGAAGTTCAGGAACGCTACCGACAACTTGCGAATTCATAA
- a CDS encoding P-loop NTPase fold protein — MSNTSFWKPAYQLFKPEEPLTTPEELRNFYVQRANSPVENLITFLDMEDDPAKFLLAGHRGGGKTTELRRLEQHLNSKYTVIWIDTVTALDQYNIGYAEVVVLIGIKIFEKVIQREWGLKDDLLNDLLESLKTVVYQDEDAENTGLELPEIIKKLGLILKQGLTRKVTTTLNIRPQLSKIIERVNAIIEAAEKRNKQKLLVIVDGLDRHDQVTALEMFASPLLTQLSCHIIYAIPISLRYSPSFRQPMESFQKCLDLTNPPVFECDENLCPTIIPNQLGRDILNSVIHKRLASLGDAYKGLFNPDALELISEKSGGVMRDLVRLARTACEVSLRLNLIYIDLDVAKEAVQEVRREYNLSDYHFPELDKVHRTGCLTTNTHSLPNKGQFVICDELLQNKFVLGYYDRSKKSWFDVNPILLEDLQRWQATNSPKI, encoded by the coding sequence ATGAGTAATACCAGTTTTTGGAAGCCTGCTTATCAGCTTTTTAAGCCAGAGGAACCACTTACTACGCCTGAAGAACTGAGAAATTTTTATGTCCAGCGAGCCAACAGTCCTGTAGAGAATTTAATCACTTTCTTGGATATGGAAGACGACCCAGCTAAATTTTTACTAGCAGGTCACAGGGGTGGTGGCAAAACTACAGAATTGCGGCGATTAGAACAACATTTGAATAGTAAGTATACAGTAATTTGGATTGATACTGTAACTGCTCTCGACCAATACAACATTGGCTATGCTGAGGTTGTAGTCCTAATTGGAATTAAAATTTTTGAAAAAGTTATTCAACGAGAGTGGGGTTTAAAAGACGATTTATTAAATGATTTACTTGAAAGTCTCAAAACTGTAGTTTATCAAGATGAAGACGCTGAAAATACTGGTCTTGAACTTCCAGAAATTATCAAAAAACTAGGTCTAATTCTTAAACAAGGACTAACTCGAAAAGTTACTACAACTCTCAACATTCGTCCGCAGCTTAGTAAAATCATTGAGCGAGTTAACGCCATCATAGAAGCTGCCGAGAAACGAAACAAGCAGAAGTTACTGGTAATTGTAGATGGTCTTGACCGACACGATCAAGTTACAGCCTTGGAAATGTTCGCTAGTCCACTGCTGACTCAGCTAAGTTGCCATATTATATATGCCATTCCGATTTCACTCAGGTATTCTCCAAGCTTTCGTCAACCAATGGAAAGCTTTCAAAAATGCTTAGATTTAACTAATCCACCAGTATTTGAGTGCGATGAAAATTTATGTCCTACTATAATCCCTAATCAACTTGGTAGAGACATTCTTAATAGTGTAATTCATAAGCGTTTAGCAAGTTTGGGTGATGCTTATAAGGGTTTATTTAATCCAGATGCGCTAGAACTAATTTCGGAAAAAAGTGGCGGTGTCATGCGTGACTTGGTGCGACTGGCTCGTACAGCTTGTGAAGTTTCTTTAAGGCTAAATTTGATATATATAGACTTAGATGTTGCTAAAGAGGCTGTGCAAGAAGTTCGCAGAGAATATAATTTAAGTGATTACCATTTCCCTGAACTAGATAAAGTTCACCGCACAGGTTGCTTAACTACTAACACCCATAGTTTGCCTAATAAAGGTCAGTTTGTGATTTGTGATGAGCTTTTGCAAAACAAATTTGTATTAGGTTATTACGATCGCAGTAAAAAATCCTGGTTTGATGTGAACCCTATTCTATTAGAAGATTTACAACGTTGGCAAGCTACTAACTCTCCAAAAATTTAA
- a CDS encoding hemolysin family protein produces the protein MGDVSFTRALAVSGFPNLIWTDVALRLLSVLLLIAINAFFVTAEFSMVSVRRSRIHQLVKAGDIPAIAVEMLQRSIDRLLSTTQLGITLSSLALGWIGESTIVVLVNAWLRSWPLPVSMTIFLAHSLSIPIAFFLIAYLQIVIGELCPKSLAMLYSEQLARFLGPSVKAIVRFFGPFIWILNQSTRFLLRIFGIQYTGQGWRPPVTPEELQLIISTEWGSTGLQRAERELLNNVFEFGDVMAQDVMIPRTSIITLPKDATFQILLREMASTGYSRYPVIGESLDDVRGIVYFKDLAQPLAVGKLSLETQIQPWMRPARFVPEHTPLSELLPMMQQEKPAMVMVVNEFGGTVGLVTIKDVIAEIIGDASEPENSDELLIQMLDEQKFLVQAQINLEDLNEVLHLNLPLTREYQTLGGFLLYELQKIPAIGEIFCYQNLEFTVISIVGPRLHQIQLRRLQELGVES, from the coding sequence ATGGGGGACGTGAGTTTTACACGAGCTTTGGCAGTGAGTGGTTTTCCTAATTTAATTTGGACAGACGTGGCGCTGCGGTTGTTATCAGTGCTACTACTGATTGCCATAAATGCCTTTTTTGTGACGGCGGAATTTTCGATGGTCAGCGTGCGGCGATCGCGTATTCACCAGTTAGTTAAGGCTGGGGATATTCCTGCGATCGCAGTAGAAATGCTACAACGCAGTATTGACCGACTGTTATCTACCACTCAGTTAGGTATTACCCTCTCTAGTTTGGCGCTGGGATGGATTGGCGAAAGTACGATTGTTGTCCTGGTGAATGCCTGGTTGAGATCCTGGCCTTTACCAGTTAGCATGACTATCTTCCTGGCACATTCCCTATCAATTCCTATCGCCTTTTTCTTAATTGCCTATTTGCAAATTGTGATCGGCGAACTATGCCCCAAATCCTTAGCCATGTTGTACTCAGAGCAGCTAGCGAGGTTTTTGGGCCCCTCAGTAAAAGCGATCGTGCGTTTTTTTGGCCCCTTCATCTGGATTCTTAACCAATCAACTCGTTTTTTATTGCGGATTTTTGGCATCCAATACACAGGTCAAGGCTGGCGACCGCCTGTAACTCCCGAAGAATTGCAACTAATTATCTCTACAGAATGGGGTTCTACTGGGTTACAGCGTGCAGAACGAGAATTGCTCAATAATGTTTTTGAGTTTGGCGATGTCATGGCCCAAGATGTGATGATCCCCCGCACCAGTATTATCACCCTGCCAAAAGATGCAACCTTCCAAATATTACTCAGGGAAATGGCTTCTACTGGTTACTCTCGCTACCCAGTGATTGGCGAATCTTTGGATGATGTTCGCGGCATTGTTTATTTTAAAGATTTGGCACAACCTTTAGCCGTAGGAAAACTCAGTTTAGAGACACAGATTCAACCTTGGATGCGTCCCGCCCGGTTTGTTCCAGAACACACGCCCTTAAGTGAACTTCTGCCCATGATGCAGCAAGAGAAACCCGCTATGGTCATGGTAGTGAATGAATTTGGCGGTACTGTGGGACTAGTGACAATCAAAGATGTCATTGCCGAAATCATTGGCGACGCAAGCGAACCTGAAAACAGCGACGAATTATTGATTCAGATGTTAGATGAGCAGAAATTTTTGGTGCAGGCACAAATCAACCTCGAAGACCTCAACGAAGTTTTGCATCTCAATTTGCCCCTGACTAGAGAATACCAAACACTAGGGGGCTTTTTGCTGTACGAGTTACAGAAAATTCCGGCTATTGGCGAAATATTCTGTTATCAAAATCTCGAATTCACTGTGATATCAATTGTTGGGCCACGCCTACATCAAATTCAACTGCGACGATTACAAGAATTAGGAGTTGAGAGTTAG
- a CDS encoding DedA family protein: MLEWITNTINYFGHWGIALLMFLENLFPPIPSELIMPLAGFTASPYQPGGPKLNIIGVFFAGLLGSVLGALIWYYPGKFLGETRLKAWADKYGKWLAISSKDITKAKVWFDRQGRKAVLIGRLVPGIRTLISVPAGISNMPLLPFLFYTTLGSAAWVGLLTYSGYALGSQYELVDKYLAPVSKIVLGGLVLAFIFWISKRQLRRTRR; the protein is encoded by the coding sequence ATGCTTGAATGGATAACTAATACTATCAACTATTTTGGCCATTGGGGAATTGCCCTACTAATGTTCTTAGAGAATCTTTTTCCCCCTATTCCTTCAGAATTGATCATGCCACTAGCTGGATTTACAGCAAGTCCATATCAACCAGGAGGCCCAAAGCTGAATATCATTGGTGTGTTTTTTGCAGGACTTTTGGGTTCTGTATTGGGCGCACTTATTTGGTACTATCCAGGTAAGTTTTTGGGCGAAACCCGTTTGAAAGCTTGGGCTGATAAATATGGCAAATGGCTGGCTATATCCAGTAAAGATATCACCAAGGCCAAAGTGTGGTTTGATCGACAAGGTAGAAAAGCAGTATTAATTGGTCGTCTTGTACCAGGAATCCGCACCTTGATTTCTGTTCCCGCAGGGATCAGCAATATGCCTTTGCTACCATTTTTGTTTTACACAACATTAGGTAGCGCGGCTTGGGTGGGTTTGCTAACATACTCAGGATACGCCTTGGGTAGTCAGTATGAACTTGTGGACAAGTATCTTGCTCCTGTATCCAAAATCGTACTTGGGGGTTTGGTTTTGGCATTTATTTTCTGGATATCCAAGCGCCAGTTAAGACGTACTAGAAGATGA
- the queC gene encoding 7-cyano-7-deazaguanine synthase QueC, with translation MKAVILLSGGLDSSTILYKAQADGCECHAISFDYQQRHRQELKSALAVAQKAAIAKHQVVNFDLRQWGGSALTDDTIDLPQERSLDEMSQNIPVTYVPARNTIFLSFALGYAEAIAAERVYIGVNALDYSGYPDCRPDYIEAMQEVFRLGTKQGREGQPIKIVAPLINLKKTEIIQLGNQLGVPWELTWSCYAAGDVACGVCDSCRLRLAAFAELGLIDPLTYAS, from the coding sequence ATGAAAGCTGTAATTCTGTTATCTGGGGGATTGGACTCTTCCACAATTTTGTATAAAGCTCAGGCTGATGGCTGTGAATGTCATGCTATCTCCTTTGATTACCAGCAGCGACACCGACAAGAGTTAAAGTCAGCTCTTGCTGTTGCTCAAAAAGCTGCGATCGCAAAACATCAAGTTGTTAATTTTGACTTACGACAATGGGGTGGTTCGGCACTTACCGATGACACCATTGATTTACCCCAGGAGCGATCGCTGGATGAAATGTCTCAAAATATTCCTGTTACATACGTTCCGGCTCGTAATACCATCTTTTTAAGCTTTGCTCTTGGTTACGCCGAAGCGATCGCAGCAGAGCGTGTCTATATCGGCGTTAATGCCCTCGATTATTCAGGATATCCTGATTGTCGCCCCGACTATATCGAAGCAATGCAAGAAGTTTTTCGTCTGGGAACCAAACAAGGGCGTGAGGGGCAACCAATTAAGATTGTCGCACCCCTAATCAACCTAAAAAAAACCGAAATCATCCAACTGGGGAACCAACTGGGAGTTCCTTGGGAGTTAACTTGGTCTTGCTATGCTGCTGGAGATGTCGCCTGTGGTGTATGTGATTCTTGTCGCTTGCGGCTAGCAGCTTTTGCCGAATTAGGACTTATTGATCCACTGACGTATGCTTCTTGA